In Lolium rigidum isolate FL_2022 chromosome 7, APGP_CSIRO_Lrig_0.1, whole genome shotgun sequence, the DNA window CAATTGCTTCAAAGACTCAACAGATTTAGCATCATCAGGAATTATGTTAACCTCTTTCATCGCACAAAGAGCTCCAGTATTCCTACAAGCAATGGCAGTATACCAAAATTCAGAACTCAATGAAGTAATAAGTCAACAATGATATAGCTAATACACTTCCATACCTATTGGTAGCTTCATATACACAGCCAAATGTACCACTGCCTAGAAGTTTTCCTTTTTGCCACTGACAAGCCACTGAGGGCATTTCAACTTTTGGAGAAGGCTGGGTGCTGAAAGATGTTTGCATAGGGCTTGTAGCGCCAGGAGGAAGTGGTAATGGATGGAAACTGACACTTCCATTGCCTTCGGCACGTGAAATTTGGTTTTCTGGGAACCTTTTAGGGTGTGGTGATGGAGGGGCACTGGTATTCCTTGGGATAAGAAGGGGACTTCTGAATGCAGCAGAGTAGTGAGATAGGTCTGAAGACCCTGTACAATTTTCAGGTGAAGTCCGAGGAGACGGAGCTCCCGGAAAATCTATTGTGTGGATCGATGGAGCTGACCACACTTGCGGACCTTGAGCATATGCCGCAGCAGATGAGACGTCAGCACTGCTCAATCTTCGAGGGCTGCCTACAGGACTGGAAAATCCACTGCTTGGAGCGCTTTTAGCGGGAATGTTCAATCTGAAGTTGGCTGTTTCAGCTGAACTCTTATCCTGGAATTTCTCACGGAGTCCCTTTCTTTGGTGACTAGAGGTAGGCCGCTTTGTCCCATTTGGGCCTAAATCATTATGCTCGGCAAACTTTTGGCCTGTCACCCTGTAACCACAAGATTAGGAAGAATCAGGAAATAATGCAAGGAGCATTGCAAGTTGAGATAAAACAGGCATTCAAGGACACTGGCAGCCACTTTGAAGAGTAGAAATGATCCAATTAAATACTTTATGGATCAGTCAGGTAGTCAGCAAAGACATGCAAATAATTAGCTAGTAATTGTGATTCTGATTACACAAGCATTGTTATTTCTCGGTCAGATGTCTACATCGTTGATTAAAGAAAGCAATAATACAATCTCGTACCAGAAACATTCTAGTTCAGAGAATATTCAAACTTTTCATCCCCTGTTCCTATTGTTTCGTGACCTATACAAGCAGTGGCCAAGCAATCATAGCGAAGCTTTGAAGTATGCTACTACTAGTATTTCTATCTGCAGATCGTTGGAACCCCGAATATCTTTCACCTAATTCTGAACTGTGAGAGATTTCTCTAAAATATGACGATGGCCTaatgaaagaagaaaaaaaaaagtctaaTTCATTGCAAATCTCGTAGTTTCCAACATATATTATACGTACCAGACACAACGGAAGACAAGGCAGGGAAAATAATAAGAAAACGTAGTACGGTACGATGAAAAATTTCAtgaatcaacattaccttggtatTTGCAACGACGGCTTCTCGTTCCCGCCTTCTGCGCCCCCCGCCGGCTCCGGGGTCTCCAGCTCCGTGGGGGGCTTCGGCGACGGTAACGGCAGGGGGTGCAGCACGGGCGAGGAGGCGGACCTCGGCGGCGGGGCTACCACCCCATCCGCGGCGTTGGAGGACCTCAAGATCGGGGGTCCGAGCCCAACGGCATCAGACGCGGAGGCGCGCCCCCTTGagtgcggcggcgaggagggcgagGTGACGTCGATGCCGAGGTCGGCGAGCAGCTTGTCGAGGTCGTCGACGTGGCGCAGCTTCCGCTGCCGCGTGAGCTGGCGCGGCTGGCGGTGAGGCCGCCCGAAGAGAAGGTCCCCGGCGTCGTCGGAGCCCGTGCGTCGCGGCTGCGCGCGCGAGGTGGAGGCCCGCGCCGGGGAGgccggggcggaggaggaggaggcggtggtggcggagaGGTGGAAGGTGGACTTGGAGCGCTTCCACCACGACGGCATCACGGGGGCCCGCGACGAGAGGCTGGCCGTGGGCGTGGGGTTAATGGCATCGGAGCCGGAGAGGGGGTGGACggaaacgacgacgacgacgacgacctccggcctcgccaaagaaaaaaaaaatcaccttTTTTTGTTTGGATTCTCGGCTGGTTTTTTTGGGTGGTCTGTCGCTGTGATTCGCGGCGTTTTAGGGAGGGAAAGAAATGGAACGCACGCGGCATCGGGGAAGAAGAAAGTCTTACGTACGTACCAGTCAACTCGCGCCATGTCTTCCGTTGATCAAATATTACAGTCTTCTGCCACTGATGAGCGGAGAACTACGTACATAAACATCATCTTCTCCGATCCAGTAGTGGTGAATCAAATAAGGCGCTCTGGTTGATCcacgtttttgttttgttttgcataTGGGTCCTGCCTGCAGCGACCAAAACGAGTTTGCCCCGGCAGTCTGCCGCACGCGTATACATGCAAGAACGATAAAATAAGTCTTTTCTTGAAAAGTCAGCACAAATAACTGGTTTTGAAAAGAATCCACGAAACAAACCCATTTGCATGGCGCCAGCTTCATCCTTTCCAGCATGAAACCGCCTCTGCCTACTCCATCCTCAGCCATGAAATCACCGCCGATGGCTCCATGCTTTGACCCGTCTGCCATAGCTCTGCGGTCTTAAGCATGAAGGCGTCCGCTGCGGCTCCATGATCTAAATGGTCTGAAGTATGAAGCCGCCCCCAGTGGCGGACCTAAAATTTTACCACGGGGTATGCCACACAAAAAATTAAGGAGCAACAACGATAGAATGGGCTGCATGGAAAAATATAGTGCACCTTGTATGCGGATTTGGCAGGGTGGCATGCGATTATTCTGACTTCGTGGCCGTGGGCTGCCGGCAGCGGGTGAAGGGCGAACTAGAAACCAACCTCGTGGCGTTACGACGCACCAACGCAAGTCAATCGTCCCGACGTGAGTCATCACTAGCGTCCAAGTTCATATCCCTGATCGGTCAATCAGCTCCTCCTCCTAACCTGGTtgggtgtggtggcatggtcgCTGGTAgggttttctttttctctgtcGAGAATTTGGAATTTCGCCGAAAACAGGTTATTTCGATTGCTATCAAGAAAACTTTATACTGGATAAAATTACTGTTATTTAAATAAGTTACTTACATTAAGGAAAATAGATAAAtttacactagtggagaagaggcctttggtcccaagcaaatgtcccactgctgaatcaaaccgggtccaatgcccccattggacccggttcgtttctgcccaggacgaccccacccgctggcgcctgtctcagagcggcctttggacccggtttgtcatacaaaccgggtccaaagggtccacccgcagggCGCGGCGAGCCGTGTCGgcctggggaaccctttagtcccggtttgtatgacaaaccgggtccaaaggccccctccggctatataaccttgcccttgcccaagtgtgagccacacttagccattttttcactatcttcacaagaggggtgtatttctttcctctcttcttcacatgcacaagaggtgttcgatgaaatgcttaagaggatttgccacttgagtttacacaaatcaagccacacttaacttgcttttttcttcttcatcgaggttaacgactttatccttttcatccgcaattgataaaatgcatgtgtatatatacatcgtgatgttccgtaatggttttgatcagcttaattatatcatgcggatgaatcggcaatggatgtacattgaccgacggtttgacgagttcatctgcgggcctggataattttatggccgtggcggaggcaaacaaacatggtggcttcatgtattgtccatgtgtggactgcaagaatatcgtaaattatgctcactcgagtctcattcacagccaccttctgcgatccggtttcatgcccagttactattgttggaccaagcacggagaaagaggggttatgatggaagacaatgaagaagaggaagaggatgatgacggttatcccaatttccccgaatacgatgatactcgcgaaggcaatgaagacaatgaagtagaagatcaagaggcaccgagatgagctcgccgatgatgatcttggccgggccattgccgatgcaaggagagaatgtgaaactgaaaaggaaaggttggccttcgacaagatgatagaagatcacaacaaattgttatacccaacttgcgaagatggccataaaaagctaggcagacaccttggaattgttgcaatggaaggcagagaacggtgtcactgacttaggatttggaaagttgctgacaataattaagaggaagcttccaaggggtaacgaattgcccgccagtacgtacgaagcgaagaagattgtctgccctctaggattagatgtgcaaaagatacatgcattaatgactgcatcctctaccgcggtgagtacgagaatttggatgcatgtccggtgtgcactgcattgcggtataagatcagacgagatgaccctggtgatgttgagggcgagcgccccaagaagagggttcttgccaaggttatgtggtatgctcctataataccacggctgaaacgcttgttcgggaataaagagcacgctaggttgttgcgatggcacaaagaagaccgtaagaaagacgtgatgttgaggcaccctgccgatggatcccaatggagaaaaatcgatagagagttcccaaactttgcacgaggatgcaaggaacttaaggtttggtctaagtacggatggcatgaatccttttggagagcagagctgcagccatagcacctggctctgtgactctttgtatatataaccttcctccttggttgtgcatgaagcggaagttcattatgatgccggtgctcatacaaggcccgaagcaacccgggaacgacattgatgtgtaccgaagccattagtcgaagaacttctacagctgtggtccctagcgggtgtacgtgtgtgggacgagcacaagcgggaggaatttgacctaagagcgatgcttttcgtaaccatcaatgaccggcctgctcttggtaacatttcgggacagtcaaac includes these proteins:
- the LOC124675492 gene encoding mitogen-activated protein kinase kinase kinase 5-like; translation: MPSWWKRSKSTFHLSATTASSSSAPASPARASTSRAQPRRTGSDDAGDLLFGRPHRQPRQLTRQRKLRHVDDLDKLLADLGIDVTSPSSPPHSRGRASASDAVGLGPPILRSSNAADGVVAPPPRSASSPVLHPLPLPSPKPPTELETPEPAGGAEGGNEKPSLQIPRVTGQKFAEHNDLGPNGTKRPTSSHQRKGLREKFQDKSSAETANFRLNIPAKSAPSSGFSSPVGSPRRLSSADVSSAAAYAQGPQVWSAPSIHTIDFPGAPSPRTSPENCTGSSDLSHYSAAFRSPLLIPRNTSAPPSPHPKRFPENQISRAEGNGSVSFHPLPLPPGATSPMQTSFSTQPSPKVEMPSVACQWQKGKLLGSGTFGCVYEATNRNTGALCAMKEVNIIPDDAKSVESLKQLDQEIKFLSQFKHENIVQYYGSDTIEDRFYIYLEYVHPGSINKYVKQHYGAITESVVRNFTRHILRGLAFLHGQKIMHRDIKGANLLVDINGVVKLADFGMAKHLSTAAPNLSLKGTPYWMAPEMVQATLSKDVGYDLAVDIWSLGCTIIEMFDGKPPWSDLEGPAAMFKVLHKDPPIPENLSQEGKGFLQLCFKRNPAERPTATELLDHPFIRNSSHYSKHGSIHAFAGIKVHDNGYGFRDKPSSRSEPYVKGKNTVGEPNNARPFESSTFRLTPLTIQEVTPNFPPQPLALASNHGSFAISTNPMHFPMANPQPSPLPRPNGKQVLL